AAATTTGTAAAAAGTATGCATAATTACTCCAAAAAATTATTTAATATCCTATAATAAAAATATTTCAAGTTCCTAAAAAATTATTTTTTTCTTACGTATCTTCTTATAAAGTAGAAAAAAAATAGAATATTTCTAACGTATTATCTAATAATTTAAATTTATTGATTAATTTTATTTAATTTTTATTAATAAATTTAATTTCTTATAGTTAGAAATTTATCTATCCTAAAAAAATAATTTTGAATTAAAAATATCTATAAAATATTTATCTTTTATTAATTGCAATTTATTATAATTTAAAATAGAGAAATTTTACTTGCATTAATTATATTTTGTTGAGCAAGATTTTTTCATAAAATTTAATATTATTGTTTAATTTTAAAGAGGTATTTAGTGAAGAATATATTTAAATATTTTATCTTACTTAATTTTTTTATTATTTGTTTTAGTGGAAATGCATATTATTCAGAGGAAAGAAACATAATTCAGAAATCAGCTCCAGTTGAACAAACAAGTTTTTGGCCAAGTGGTATTGTTTACTATATAATTGATGATGTATTTACAATGGAAGATAAAGAAAAAATACGGCATGCTATGGATGAAATTTCTTCAATTAATGAAAGAATTCGCTTTGAACCACGTGAAGACCAAATATACGGATGTTCTTCTTTTCCACCAAAATGTTATGGGTATGCAAATGCCAATCAGCCCAATTACATTCACATTGTAAAAAATGGTTGGTGTTGGAGTTATGTAGGAATGATAGGTGGAAAACAAGAATTATCTCTTGGTTTTTCTAATACTAAGACGTGTCTTACTCATGGTACTATTTTGCATGAATTGATGCATGCACTAGGATTTCATCACGAGCAATCAAGATTTGATAGAGATCAATTTATAAATATAGATGATTCCAATATTGAGGATGATGATAAAAAAAACTTTAAGAAAAATGAGCAACACACTACTCGCTTTGGAGAATACGATTTTCAATCAATAATGCATTATGGTAGTTATGATTGTGCAAAAGACACAAAAAAACCAGTTTTGTCGAAAAAAGATGGCAGTTTGTTAACGAAAAATTACAAACTAAGCGAAGAAGATAAAAAAGCTTTACTTTTAGCTTACTAAATTTCCTTTAAAATTTAGAAGTAGTATTTCTGAATTTTAGAATAATATTTATTTTATTTAATCCAATTCTTAGAAAAAAAGTAAAAATTAAAGGAATAAAATTATTATAAATTGATCTAAAAAAACATTTTACATACTCAATATA
This is a stretch of genomic DNA from Pigmentibacter ruber. It encodes these proteins:
- a CDS encoding M12 family metallopeptidase — translated: MKNIFKYFILLNFFIICFSGNAYYSEERNIIQKSAPVEQTSFWPSGIVYYIIDDVFTMEDKEKIRHAMDEISSINERIRFEPREDQIYGCSSFPPKCYGYANANQPNYIHIVKNGWCWSYVGMIGGKQELSLGFSNTKTCLTHGTILHELMHALGFHHEQSRFDRDQFINIDDSNIEDDDKKNFKKNEQHTTRFGEYDFQSIMHYGSYDCAKDTKKPVLSKKDGSLLTKNYKLSEEDKKALLLAY